The following nucleotide sequence is from Aspergillus luchuensis IFO 4308 DNA, chromosome 1, nearly complete sequence.
AATCTCGTATCATTACTGCTGATGTTGAATTTGAGAAAGCTCGAGTCGAGGATCATGACTTTCCCGCCCTGGTGGCTGTTGATGTGGTAAGATTGAAAGCTATTTGCTATGGCTCTGATTAGATCAGGGAGAACTGTACACAGCGCATCGCTCTTGCCAGGTATCATGACCAGTCCGTATGCTGTGCCATGCGGGACTGCGTGATGGTTAGATGTCCTGGGGCGGCATTGTGTATCTGGGCGTGTTAATTTTCGGACGAACTCATTGAGGCTTGGTGCTATTTTCCAAGCGTTTGGTATGGGTTGAGATACTACCATGTCATCGGAGGAGATGTCATGGTGAACGTATATAGAACTGTGGAGCAGTGGTGATAGAATACGCTGAGTTGCTTTCTGGCAGAGGTGGGGAGCCACGGTTTCATTGCCGGATGGGCGTTTGCTGCAAGTTTCCAGCGTCACATTGGACTCCATTTGGCGGTCTATTAGTTTATGAAGGGATTCAGAGTGCTTTTGCAACTTGTCTAAGCCACTCGAAGGACCAGGCATTTGACTGGGGCGGAAGGCTTTCTCTGCATCAGAGGACCCGGTTGTCTGGGTTGAGTTCTTCCTCTGTCCGGCTGCATGAGAAGATAGATTGGCATTATCTGTCAGATACTTGCCGCGTACACTCTGTGCTGTAGGTGGGGATGGGGCTCTATTGAGATCCacatggatggggatggtacGTTGCATAGCGCTGCTTTCGCGGCGTCGTTTGGTTTGTCTCGCGGAACCAAGTAACGCGTCTGGGGCGTTCAATGCATTGTTCGAGGGAGACACAAATGCCCCAGGACCTGAGTCGTCTTCAGCAGTAGTCGAGGACTGGAGAAAGGGGCTCTGTGTTGTCTGAAGACTTTGTGATCGATCCGGTGTGCACTCCGAGCGATCTCGTAGCTTCATCCGTTTGGCTGCTTCATACTCGTGATTTCCTGGATCCTCATCAAGGGCAGACCGAGCAGTTTCTGCTAATAGCTGCAACTCTCTGTATGACGCAGCATCCTCAAATGATCGATCAGAAAGGACCTTCAAGATCCTAGGGAAACGCAGTGTATAGTATCTGGCGCCAGACGGCTTTTCAAAGCCACTGCCTAGCATCTCTACGACAAAGGGTGTCTTGAAGACGACATCCATGGGGTTGACTACACTCTCCCCATATTCAAGGATGAATCCATGGTCGGAGTCTGGACTGCGGGCGCAGAACCCGCCGAACTGATTTAAGGACTGCATGAACCTGACATGCATGCAGTGGTGGTTGATAACATCGAGGACACGAAATTTGGGTATGGCCCCAGATTGCACAACCATCTCTTTATTGACGAGGCACCCAATGAAGAACTCAGTCCATGAGAGATTTTTGACTTGCTTGATTGCCATAGCATCCCGAGAGTTGTACCTCGCGCCAATAATTGCGAGATCGACGGTGTCACCTAGTCCAGGTATATAGTCTTTCTTCAACTTGATCCAGCGACCGAAGGACGGATTGTCCTTGTCATCAGAAAAGATTGTAAAGTAAGGGTCTTCACTTGCTTTGAGGACAAACCCTTCCCATCGCTCAGTGATGCCTTTGTTGAAGATACTTTCTAGTCGGGATTGGCCGCCATGATGGGAAAAGTCAACAACCCACTGCTCAGATATACCCGCACGCCCTGGGATTGGCTCTATAGTGTCTTTCAGAAGCAATCTCCGCTCACGGTGTGGAAGCCTCAGACAAACATTGTCATCCATAAGCAGGATGTCAAAAAATACTATCATCAGATGCTCATAAGGTTGTGGACTATTGTATTCAAGTCAGAAGACAACGCTGGATATTATAAGCCATGTCACTTACGGAGAGTCACTTTGGGTTCCAATGAAAGTGCCTGAACGCGATATGAATTTACGCAACTTATGAAAATCAGCGATGCTGCCATGTTTGTCGCTCCAAACAAGCAATTCGCCCTCCAGGATGCATCGTTGGGAAATCTTGCAACCCGGCCGTCTTAGCTTCAGTGATTCGCTAATGACTTGATGGATACCGGCGCGGTCTCCTGTTGAATCTTTACCGcttttagaaaatatttggATCCAGTCCGAGTCCTTGGACAGGTCGATATGTATCTGGCAATATTCACCATCATACTTCCTTTCGATGCTCATGCGACGGTTGCCGATCATGCGACAGCAATGTTTGATGCTCCTAGCCTTATAGTACTCGGGTCGCCCTATCTTGACTCCCACAGCAGGACTGAGATGCCCTAACGCGATGATTCCCAGGTCTTTGGCTAATGCAGCATTTGGTTGAGGTGGAAAGTGTTTAATGGGACTAGAGCCTAGCACGCTTAAAGCGCGTTCGAAGGAGTCCTGAAAGAGAAGTAAATGCggaaggaggaaatggaaCCGCTTCAAAATGATGTTTACCGGCAAGGAAACAGGAGAATAGCTTTTCAGTATCATTCGAGTAAGCCATTTCGCATCTCTGCTACTTAGCCGTCGGTATAGAGGGGACAACGTCTGATCGACCTTGACAGCCGTACGCTGTCTTCGCACCCGAGGACCAGAAAACCTGCAACGAGAGGCGATTTCAGCTAAAGCTTTGTCTATCTCTTCCACAGTGACATCTTGGCCGTTGGTGACATGGTTTTCAGCCTGCCGCATGACATTCTCCACGCATTGTCCCAGGTCTACGCCTCCGGATACACGCCAACGCTCGAGCTCCTGCCGCCGTGAACAGCCCAGAAGCAGGCACCGTGCTATGATTTTGGCCAGCGATGTATCCTGTAGCCAGTAGACACGGTCTGTCCGTTTCTCTGGAAACATGCAGGAAAGGAGAGCCAACTGGTCGGTATCTTTATCGCGGATCCTCTTTTCATTCTGAGCGAACCATCGTGATACGGCACGGATGTCGGGGTTCACAACTTTGGCTTCATGGGCAGCTTTCAGGACCCTGTTATCTTCAAGCGTTGATAGTAAGTCGCACAGGTGAGCAAATTTGAACCCCATATGATAGTAGTAGCCGCGACGGGCGCGATTCTTGTGTCAGTCGTAACGATGGCAGGCATCAAAAACAGCCGAGTAGCCACCCGAACCATGACAACTTGGCGAAACAGCCTATTCCATGAGGCTACTGATATTCAGGAATGCACAGTCCAGAGATAACCACGAAGAAGCAAGTGAGACTGGGGGAAGACGCGGGGCACAAAATTGAACTGGAAGCTACGCGAACGGGACGCGAAACCACGTGATGCGAGCCAAAGTTGGGATCATAATGAGATTTTGGCTCCTAATTTCTCCGATGATAATATCGTAATATTCTTGGGGTGTAGAATACATAAAAGCAAAGCTGTCTAGTGTTGACTTTGCTTTGATACAGCCATTTCCCAACCAACACTATCCCAAACCACGCAGCATTAAGGAAATTCGAGAAAGGACACCCACCAAACTCCAGGCTTTTCAATATGAAATATGGCGAAAGGCAATGCAAAAAAACATGAAGAAAGGTTGACCCGGGGTCGCCGATTATAGGATACCTTGCTTTTGCAGACTggtaattattagtaaaagtTCCAATAGGTCGCGGGATTGTTGGGAGCACTTACTCAAGGTAAATCCTCTCCGGCATCACATTGCCTTCAGCATCCTCCATCTGTACCACATTGTCGCGGTTATCTCTGTCCTTCTTGCGGTCCTGCTCTAGCTTCTCCCAAAGCCTGATTGCATCCTCAATCCGAGTGATCTCACGGAAGAGGTTGGTATTGGATGTGATACCAAGACACTTCAAACCAAAGATATGTAGAGCCTCCGAGAAGTGCTTGTCAAACGCACGACGACCCATATAAACAAAGTTACCGCAAATCTCGCAAGGATACTCCACCCCAAGGCCGTGCAGCTTGTAAAGCCAGTAAGGAATTGGCTTGCCATCCCAAGCAAGTGGCAGCTTGAGGGGATTGTAGATTCggtcttcgtcgtcctcgtcagATTGATCGCCAGCACGATCACCGCCAGGGTTCTCGGACTCATTAAGCAGAGCTTCAAGTTCCATCTGGCGCTCCCGTTCAGTCATACCCTGTCTCCGCTCGACATTGAACCTCGTTGCTTGACGCTCGGGCTGCAGTACCTGCGTCAAAGAACGCACCCGATGTTCTCTCTCTGCGACTGCACGTTCCTTGAGTCGATGAGCCACGGATGATGTGCCGTTTGTCGCAGGGGCTGCTGGCTTTGCGTCATCCCCGGCGGCTTTGCGTGCTTCAGCGGCCCGGATATGCTTCTTTCCTGTCAGGTGGTTCTTGTAGACATTCTCATTCTTGAACTCCCTCTCGCAGTCAGCACACCAGATACCTTCTCCGGAGCCCTCGGTCTTCGGACCCTGAGTACCGTTCTGAGCAGCCTCCTCTGTCCAACCAGGGACCTCGTTCGCCGCCCATTGCCTTTCGAACTCCTCATCAAAGCTAGCGAACAGTTTGTCCAGATCTTGCAACGGCTTCACCTTCTTAATGAAGCTTTCCAAGTAGTTTGCGAGTTCGCCGACATATTTGAAATACCGATCGGAAAGCTTATTGTTTCGCTTGATCGGAAGTTGCGGAGGAGTAAACGCATCGAAGATGTCGAGATACTGTACATATGAGAGCCGTTTTACCCCAGGCAAGTTCAGGTAGTCTTCGTGCAATGTCGTGAGGTCCAGAAATTGCCCATAACCCTCTTCACCAGTGAACAGATTGTCGATCTCCATTCCCGTTACTTCACCCTCTCCAGGCTGACGGCGCTTATAAGCCCGCTCAAGGTTCTCGACTGGTTCATTAGGATAGCGCCTGTGGAAGTCCTTAATCTCATCCAGTTGCTTGTAGAATTCCTCGAATTGATCGCCGGTTGAGATGGTTTGGATTTCCTTCTCACGCGCGCCGTCCGCATCCTTGTAGATGTCGAGCAACCTCTTGGACTGGTCTTCGATACGCTTCAAAAAATGGGCGACTTCATGATCACGAGCCAGGCGATCCCGTATCTGAAAGTAAAAGAGTAAGTCAGCAGAGAGCGACGCAATAGAGACTGATGGGTTACATACATTACGAGGCTCTTCGGCGACGCGGTCGGCAATCGCCTGCTCCAGGCGCTCAAGGTCCTCGTGAATAAACCTTTGCTCCTCGAAAATCATTATTGCTGTGCGCACAATGCTCTACCTGTCTTCTGCAGATTAAAGCGCTTTCGAAGATCGGGGATGGAGGCGGGCATCTCAGCGCCATCCAAGAGAGCTTTGCGGCGAGCTATCGTCACGTGCAGCGGGCGGTGAGACCTCGGTCGCAACGAAAAGTCGCGCCGCAGATGCTGGGCGATTCTTCTGCTACTCCACCAGGCCagctcccctcctccactaaCTTGATTCTGTTTTCCTTCATCCTTTTACTTTTAGTTACAGACCGGCATATTCAACATGGCGGACGGAATTGACAGACGCGCTGATGGTAGGACCTCAAAAGTCCCCAACTGTCATTGACGCCCGTATACTGACTGCGCAAAACTAGACCGCATGGAGTTCAACACCTCGAAGGAGGTCACTGTTGCTCCTACCTTCGAGGACATGCACCTGAAGGAGAGCCTTCTCCGTGGTATCTATGCTTATGGTTATGAGTCTCCGTCTGCTGTCCAGTCCCGTGCCATTGTTCAGATCTGCAAAGGTCGCGATACCATTGCCCAGGCGCAATCCGGTACTGGTAAGACTGCTACCTTCTCGATCAGTATCCTCCAGGTCATCGATACCGTCGTCCGCGAATCTCAAGGTATGTAATATGCGCTTAATCGCAAGTGGTGGCTGTAATCTCACACATAACAGCCCTCGTCCTTTCCCCCACTCGTGAACTTGCCACCCAGATTCAGTCCGTCATTATGGCCCTCGGTGATTACATGAACGTTCAATGCCACGCTTGCATCGGAGGCACGAATATTGGAGAGGATATTAGGAAGCTTGACTACGGTCAGCATGTCGTTTCGGGCACCCCGGGCAGAGTCGCCGATATGATTCGCAGACGCCATCTGCGCACCCGTCACATCAAGATGCTGgttctcgatgaagccgatgaGCTCCTCAACCGTGGATTCCGTGAACAGATTTACGATGTCTACCGCTACCTTCCTCCTGCCACCCAAGTCGTCGTCGTTTCCGCTACCCTCCCCTATGATGTGCTCGATATGACAACCAAGTTCATGACCGATCCCGTGCGTGTCTTGGTCAAGCGTGACGAATTGACCCTCGAAGGCATCAAGCAGTACTTCATTgcggtggagaaggaagagtggaAGTTCGATACCCTTTGCGACCTTTACGATACCTTGACGATCACCCAGGCGGTCATCTTCTGCAACACCCGTCGCAAGGTCGACTGGCTCACCGACAAGATGCGCGAAGCCAACTTTACCGTGTCCAGCATGCACGGTGAAATGCCCCAGAAGGAGCGTGACAGCATTATGCAGGATTTCCGCCAGGGCAACTCCCGTGTGCTTATCTCCACCGATGTCTGGGCTCGTGGTATCGACGTGCAGCAGGTGTCCCTGGTCATCAACTACGATCTGCCCACCAACCGTGAAAACTACATCCACCGTATCGGTCGTAGTGGTCGTTTCGGACGTAAGGGTGTTGCCATCAACTTCGTCACCAGCGATGACGTGCGCATCCTCCGCGACATTGAACTTTACTACTCCACCCAGATTGACGAGATGCCCATGAATGGTATGTCGAAACCATCTACATCACGAGGCTCAGATATAGCTAACCTAGTTTCTTAGTTGCCGATCTTCTGTCATAAGCGATATAATTATGCCTAGCGTATCGACCAATTTATCCTTAACTATGGTCACTTACGAGTCATCACCTGGCATCAAGCTCGCGCGTCCTAAGAATACCTATG
It contains:
- a CDS encoding ATP dependent DNA ligase domain protein (COG:L;~EggNog:ENOG410PMHH;~InterPro:IPR012308,IPR029710,IPR036599,IPR012310;~PFAM:PF04675,PF01068;~go_function: GO:0003677 - DNA binding [Evidence IEA];~go_function: GO:0003910 - DNA ligase (ATP) activity [Evidence IEA];~go_function: GO:0005524 - ATP binding [Evidence IEA];~go_process: GO:0006281 - DNA repair [Evidence IEA];~go_process: GO:0006310 - DNA recombination [Evidence IEA];~go_process: GO:0051103 - DNA ligation involved in DNA repair [Evidence IEA]) → MGFKFAHLCDLLSTLEDNRVLKAAHEAKVVNPDIRAVSRWFAQNEKRIRDKDTDQLALLSCMFPEKRTDRVYWLQDTSLAKIIARCLLLGCSRRQELERWRVSGGVDLGQCVENVMRQAENHVTNGQDVTVEEIDKALAEIASRCRFSGPRVRRQRTAVKVDQTLSPLYRRLSSRDAKWLTRMILKSYSPVSLPVNIILKRFHFLLPHLLLFQDSFERALSVLGSSPIKHFPPQPNAALAKDLGIIALGHLSPAVGVKIGRPEYYKARSIKHCCRMIGNRRMSIERKYDGEYCQIHIDLSKDSDWIQIFSKSGKDSTGDRAGIHQVISESLKLRRPGCKISQRCILEGELLVWSDKHGSIADFHKLRKFISRSGTFIGTQSDSPPQPYEHLMIVFFDILLMDDNVCLRLPHRERRLLLKDTIEPIPGRAGISEQWVVDFSHHGGQSRLESIFNKGITERWEGFVLKASEDPYFTIFSDDKDNPSFGRWIKLKKDYIPGLGDTVDLAIIGARYNSRDAMAIKQVKNLSWTEFFIGCLVNKEMVVQSGAIPKFRVLDVINHHCMHVRFMQSLNQFGGFCARSPDSDHGFILEYGESVVNPMDVVFKTPFVVEMLGSGFEKPSGARYYTLRFPRILKVLSDRSFEDAASYRELQLLAETARSALDEDPGNHEYEAAKRMKLRDRSECTPDRSQSLQTTQSPFLQSSTTAEDDSGPGAFVSPSNNALNAPDALLGSARQTKRRRESSAMQRTIPIHVDLNRAPSPPTAQSVRGKYLTDNANLSSHAAGQRKNSTQTTGSSDAEKAFRPSQMPGPSSGLDKLQKHSESLHKLIDRQMESNVTLETCSKRPSGNETVAPHLCQKATQRILSPLLHSSIYVHHDISSDDMVVSQPIPNAWKIAPSLNEFVRKLTRPDTQCRPRTSNHHAVPHGTAYGLVMIPGKSDALCTVLPDLIRAIANSFQSYHINSHQGGKVMILDSSFLKFNISSNDTRFCLHQTLERISKAFFYACVSWTFDGPPGHDSSEDQARECDALYTRPKITVSFDRREVGLLGEKQSY
- a CDS encoding SF3a splicing factor complex subunit PRP9 (COG:A;~EggNog:ENOG410PGMT;~InterPro:IPR031776,IPR036236,IPR031774,IPR022755, IPR021966,IPR024598,IPR013087;~PFAM:PF11931,PF16837,PF12171,PF12108,PF12874;~go_component: GO:0005681 - spliceosomal complex [Evidence IEA];~go_function: GO:0003723 - RNA binding [Evidence IEA];~go_process: GO:0000398 - mRNA splicing, via spliceosome [Evidence IEA]); its protein translation is MIFEEQRFIHEDLERLEQAIADRVAEEPRNIRDRLARDHEVAHFLKRIEDQSKRLLDIYKDADGAREKEIQTISTGDQFEEFYKQLDEIKDFHRRYPNEPVENLERAYKRRQPGEGEVTGMEIDNLFTGEEGYGQFLDLTTLHEDYLNLPGVKRLSYVQYLDIFDAFTPPQLPIKRNNKLSDRYFKYVGELANYLESFIKKVKPLQDLDKLFASFDEEFERQWAANEVPGWTEEAAQNGTQGPKTEGSGEGIWCADCEREFKNENVYKNHLTGKKHIRAAEARKAAGDDAKPAAPATNGTSSVAHRLKERAVAEREHRVRSLTQVLQPERQATRFNVERRQGMTERERQMELEALLNESENPGGDRAGDQSDEDDEDRIYNPLKLPLAWDGKPIPYWLYKLHGLGVEYPCEICGNFVYMGRRAFDKHFSEALHIFGLKCLGITSNTNLFREITRIEDAIRLWEKLEQDRKKDRDNRDNVVQMEDAEGNVMPERIYLDLQKQGIL
- the FAL1 gene encoding ATP-dependent RNA helicase eIF4A (COG:A;~EggNog:ENOG410PHSA;~InterPro:IPR027417,IPR001650,IPR014014,IPR014001, IPR011545,IPR000629;~PFAM:PF00270,PF00271;~go_function: GO:0003676 - nucleic acid binding [Evidence IEA];~go_function: GO:0004386 - helicase activity [Evidence IEA];~go_function: GO:0005524 - ATP binding [Evidence IEA]); translated protein: MADGIDRRADDRMEFNTSKEVTVAPTFEDMHLKESLLRGIYAYGYESPSAVQSRAIVQICKGRDTIAQAQSGTGKTATFSISILQVIDTVVRESQALVLSPTRELATQIQSVIMALGDYMNVQCHACIGGTNIGEDIRKLDYGQHVVSGTPGRVADMIRRRHLRTRHIKMLVLDEADELLNRGFREQIYDVYRYLPPATQVVVVSATLPYDVLDMTTKFMTDPVRVLVKRDELTLEGIKQYFIAVEKEEWKFDTLCDLYDTLTITQAVIFCNTRRKVDWLTDKMREANFTVSSMHGEMPQKERDSIMQDFRQGNSRVLISTDVWARGIDVQQVSLVINYDLPTNRENYIHRIGRSGRFGRKGVAINFVTSDDVRILRDIELYYSTQIDEMPMNVADLLS